The following nucleotide sequence is from Diospyros lotus cultivar Yz01 chromosome 3, ASM1463336v1, whole genome shotgun sequence.
attattattaaaaaaaaactgcaATTTACATTATAAACCCTAGCCAGCTAATTCCCATCTATTTATATAAACCCACCTCCGAGTCCTTGATTCCATCAATTCTCCGGCCGGCTCTCTCGGGTAAATAATCTTCGGAATCTAAATATTCTGTTCTTAATTACATGTAATTGTGAACTAACTGGTTTTCTTCTGCCTTTGGATTACAGCTCCTCTTTGTTTGATCCGAGTGGTTGTCGACTACTGCATTATCTAAACGCAGTGATAAGTTCCAGAATGAGAGCTATAGCAGTGGCCCCGCTCctgatggtgatggtgatggtgatgaGCTCTTGCTTGGCCACTGATAGGAAAGCTAATGCGATGATTGAGAAGCGGCAGCTGGtatttgagtttggtgatgattctGCAGCTGGGAATGATGAGGAGAAGGGCAATAAGTTTCATAGCTCTGGAAGTACCGTGAACAACCACCATGACATACCCATTGGAGATTTCAATCACCACTCTGGTGGCAATCCctagttaattaattaactgGGGAGTTAAAAGTACGATGCGTGCATGATGATGAtcatcatttacttaaaaatataataagctaattaattaaagctATAGCTAGTTTGTACTTAAATATATAAGCTGGGTCTACTTGGTTTGGTTCTAAGACCGGTTTTTAATTTGTACGTACTAGCTAGTATAAGTTATCTGTTCGGGGGTTAATTTGCtatgtaaactaaatgcaataTCGATCAgcttaatcatatatatatatatatattatatatatgtgtgtgcgtgcgCATGTATGTATGTGAATAAGTTACTGGTTTTAGAGTACATGGCGAATCCGGCTAACTTAGTTttcctgcatgcatgcatgcttgcTTAAATATCTCTTAACTCTTGAAGTAGAGGGTATCCCACGGAGgttaaagaatataattaatgctatttatatatacatcCTTAGCTAATTAATCATATATATGCTAGATATTTGATTTCTAATTATTTCAATTCAAAACACAACTCAACTAGGTTTTAacggagttttttttttttgtataaaattgaatttctagataataaacttaattttctaacaaaaattagtaaaaaattattctttaacatTCATTATagcaaaaaaaatgtttgttCCCTTCTATTCTTTCACTTGCCGGCGCCCGTCCTGTTTATGTGTGTATCCAATTATTATGGCCTTTTGATATATGTGAGGacgaaggaaaaacaaaaactaaattattatataacaaatgtaaatgtataattttgtaCTTTTCCTAAAATGAGAAAGCTTTAAAAAAAGGACAACTAGTAAGGCCAGTTTGAAATCCTTCcagatttatttttctaattttttaaaattttaagtaaaataaataaggtTACACggtgattttatttttcaaaaatcaaatcatattttcattcttttataaTACTCACATAAACGATAAAAGTCACCAAACATTCAAACATACACAGAAATATTCAATGTTATAACTACAATATGTATCATAAACctatcatatatattttgttatatatattataaaaattgtgtatacataataatataatataaaaattgtatatacataataaaatatcattaacaaTATGTGCTAGCACATCAATTACATCAACATTTTACTAGAGCATAGCCTATCGTTATGAGTTTGATTAAACCCGAAGAAAGAGATTATTTTGTTATGGCTACTACAAACAATCACAGCCAAGGAAAGCTCTGGCAAAGCACCCTTGCCGGCGGCTTCCACCATCTATGATTTTCCATGAAATAATTTTCTACAAAAGAAccatttatatgaaaattatttttaatgtaaaatatttatattaaatacaaATGCATGACCATAACTTTGATAAACACCGAGAAAGTCTTTGTCAGACAATGATACAATTGACTTATCCAATTTGGAGCAAATATATTGCAAGAAATCAACTGTATCGATCTTTTTGGTTATTGATTCTCCCCCAAAAGCGGCAAGATCGATTGCGTGCAATGGGAATCGCACCAAGTCAAAATGGATTTTTGACAACTAAAAGTGAAGTTTGTCCACGCAAACGCAATGACCATAAATAGGAGGTACTCCTACCCTGTAAATGGGTTATTTGGCTGATGCAAAGTTCAAATCAAATGCAGTGGAGCTTCTGTTTCATTGCCTTGTTGATGATACCTGACCAGTCTTGTCATAACATACAATCATGAATTTACGACAATTATATAAGTTTAATTGAAGCTTCACATCATGACATTCCTTCAAGCAAATATGGATTTATGTGTTTTACGCTGGTATACTGGAATCTGAATCATACTGATGTGAGAAACTGTGAATAGTTTTTGGTCAGCAACTTAGGATTCTACTAACAGTAGAATGGAGTTTAGACCCAAAAATGTCTAGCTACGGGTTCCTAATTACACTTTTGTTACAGACATGGAACATAATTGGGAATCAAGTGAAAACTAGTCTTTTCTTTATCTCGTGAAGAGGTTAAATTTTCTGATTTGAACAAGTGATGAACtaagagatgaaagaaaaaaaaaaaagtgaagtgAATAACTAAGAAGAGATCGATTCAGTTCAGAATAATGATAACTAGTCAATCATTAGGTTAATGGGAACTCATCAAGTGGGTTCTTGAGTTATCAAAACAATCAGTTATATTTCAACCTGTGAGAAACAATCTAAAATGAATGCTGTGAttatcctaattttttttgcaaatacAATGTTCCAACAGATCATAAATCCACCAAAGAATTTACAGATAAATACAACGTTCCaacagaagggaaaaaaaaaaaaaggagcagTGAGACTAGTCATAGTCAAATTAACATCCGCAAATCATGCAACATTCCAATGCAGGGTTCATGTAATCCAATATTATCGGCAAGAAATATCATACTATGAACATTGATGACTATGAAAATCTGATTATGGTTGCTCATTCATTCTGGCAAGGACTTTCATGATATCATCTATGGATGGCCTATGCAGTGGATTATCTTCCACACAAGCCTTAGCTAAAACAGCTAAACACAAGGCCTCCGCCAGAGGATAACCCTCCTTAAGGCTTGGATCCATGAAATTCCTCAGCTGCTCAAAACAACCACCTTCACCAGCTCCCCCTCCCAAGAATCCAATGGAATCTTCCAACAATTTCCCTTGTATGGTGTCTATTCCTGAAATAAGCTCAAGCAGAACTACCCCAAATGCAAAAATGTCTACTTTCTCATAAGCCAGGCCATTCTCTAGATGCTCTGGTGCAACCCACCCTCCAACAGGACTGCCCTTGTTTTCGTTTTCTTTTGAGGATCCAGCAGCCAGGCTGTTTCCAAAAACTGCCAGCTTTGCTCTCCAGTTCTGTGTCATGAAGATGTTTCTGCTAGTGATGCTCATGTGGGTACAAGGAGGAATCATACAACGGTGCAAATAGTGAAGCACGGTTGCAATATCAAATGCCACTTGAGTTCGTCTGTGCCACCGGAGAGAACTAGATGAATTTGATAAGCAATCTCTTAAGCAGCCATTTGCAGGGGATTCCAAGACAATATATGACCAGGAAAAGTCATTCTCTCCATAGCAAACCCCAAGCAATTTCACAATGTTGATGTGGTTGATCTTAGAATGCACATCGATAACCGAGCGGGTATCTTCAAATCTCACCCGTTTGATCATCACTTCAACATTATCCACCAACCCTTTATAGACACAGCTAGTTATCTTAGCCTCTTTGCTGAAATCTTTAGTTGCACTTCTGAGCTCCTCTATGTTGTAACtgcaaaaagaatatttaattcCAGCGAGAAGATCTGGCGATAGACATGAATTTGTGGAGCTTCTGGTCGTTTGGCCAGATCTCGGAGAGCTAGTTCGGGGTGTTGAACAAGGGGTGAGAACGCTTCTCCGAGCTGATGACTGAATCCGATCAGCCCTCCATATGTTAAAGGCCTTAACGTAAAAACAACAACCAAGCACAGCTATCAGTAGAACAGAGAAGCCTACAATTGACACTGTAACG
It contains:
- the LOC127797824 gene encoding lysM domain receptor-like kinase 4; its protein translation is MIFPWFLIWVELVSLNAAWQFYDATLCSSDTDNPGRRYACNSFQKSCQTFVVYRAGQQFQTISNISGLFRMEPDVLLPLNNLTSPSEILEPAREVLVPVNCSCTGQFFQASVRYLVAENTTRTEIACGAFEGLLKPITLAEENPSRENSSKVGSVLDVPLKCACPDEFTSSNGVSYLVTYPIVLGDFVNKLGEKFGISPQDILEANHLDPTSAIYPNTTVLIPIKGKVAINFDLPDSDPPAPGFLPTVPVEKIKKRANLKILYVTVSIVGFSVLLIAVLGCCFYVKAFNIWRADRIQSSARRSVLTPCSTPRTSSPRSGQTTRSSTNSCLSPDLLAGIKYSFCSYNIEELRSATKDFSKEAKITSCVYKGLVDNVEVMIKRVRFEDTRSVIDVHSKINHINIVKLLGVCYGENDFSWSYIVLESPANGCLRDCLSNSSSSLRWHRRTQVAFDIATVLHYLHRCMIPPCTHMSITSRNIFMTQNWRAKLAVFGNSLAAGSSKENENKGSPVGGWVAPEHLENGLAYEKVDIFAFGVVLLELISGIDTIQGKLLEDSIGFLGGGAGEGGCFEQLRNFMDPSLKEGYPLAEALCLAVLAKACVEDNPLHRPSIDDIMKVLARMNEQP